CACTGATTTGTCTGTTGAGTGTCTGACCATAAAATCCACTGACAAATCCCTTACTTGTTCAAAAAGAAAGTCTTCCATGCAACAATATCATCTTAGCTTTCACTTTTGTTGCATTCAATATGTCCTGCTatacaaaagtttataactattgaataaataatagattaatgaaatttttcaatataatattttataccttaTTTTTATGACCCTATTTCATAGAAGCAAACTTTCTGCTTTTCTTAACTCCAAATAGCCTTTTACATCTGTTCCAAACCTGATTTAGATCATGGTTGCACTCTTTAACTTTTATGTGATCAAATGAGTTTcactttattgtgtttatttaccaGAATCAAAAGTGGTGCATCTTTGGACCAAAATATAACGGAATAGAATAGATAAGGTGCAGTTTTGAGTAAGGTAGATCAGGGTAAACAGATATCAGTAATAacgttaacttttatttaaatctacCTGAAACCCTGCTTGCAAACCCCAAAAGGTAGTCATCATAACCAAGGTGAGCAGAAGACAGGAATACAGATGGACAGCCCATCGAATGTATGTTGTCGATGACAGTCCAGGCATCGTCTGCATCCAATATTGGCTTACCTGTCAACAGTCTGTTCcaacaaatatacatttattcttttaaatactttcatataaaatatgaacttttaaaatcaatatgttagactaattttaatgtttttttagttattgtatagtctgcaattttaattttttttaatccctgTATGTAATTGAAATGCAAACACACCAAATTGAAAATTGAATGGACAAAGGGAGGGAGGGAAAATTGATAAGGGAGAAGGATGCTGATATCCACAATGAAGATGGGTGAAGAGATTACCTGATGTTATACCAAGTGACACAACCAGCATTAATGTCTAGTTAATCTGATATTTGGCCATATTTGCAAGGAGTTGTCAATATATCACAGAAAACCCAATCAATCATAGAGTACCAATGCCATACATAACATCATCTCTTTTGTATACCAAATCAGGTTTACAGTGTTCCTCATCAGATTTGATCTGTTTTTGTGGACAGTCCAAAAAGCATTACTTTAAGCCACCACATCTGTTCCATATATTAGCTGTTTACCATTACTTGCTGTGGTATATGAAGTTAACTCTTACAATACCTACAATGATTACAGGTCTTTCTAAACATGGTACTAAGAGGGCTAATAGAACCAACCAGCATTCTGTGGCAACTTTGGATTACATGATCAGAAGTCTCTTATATATGGTGCTGGATATGTAAATGCAGTCTTCCCTTTGTAGTACATATTCTTCTTAGGAGGTAGGATATTGAGCTGAAACATAACCTTGACCTGAAATCCAAGGAAAGCATAGTCCATCTATCGTGTGGGGATATTAACTTTTGGATTCTTTCTGAGTTAACACATGTCTGTATATTATGAGGTGCTCTAACCCTTCACTATCTTACCCTTAAATAACCCTTTTGGGCACAGCTTTGCCAACTGCAGCCATATTCTGCTCTAAGCATTTCAAGATGATAATTGCACTACTCTAAAACCTATAATTATAGCAGATTGCATATGTTTTCAGGGATTCGTTTGGAATCCAAGTGTTAGTAGTCATTACTGGGGTTCCATAGGGATCTGTCCCaagtccatttttatttattatactcaaTCTTAGATCCATTTTTGTTTAagcatttttcataaaattttcataaGATCCCCGAGTCTTTTAAGATTTTTGCATAAGTTATATTACCAACCAAAGCCAAGCAGACAACTCGATTTGCAAGAAGGTTACAGCAACCACGTTTTGGGACATTGAATGTTGTAAAATAAGCTATACAATAAGGGACAACAATAAATGTAGCCTCTTATTTTGCTATTCTCACTAAAACTATACGTGAAGCAGCGTGGCCTTCTGAAATCTAGAGTTTTGTTGCTGCAAGACCATGACAGACCCCAATCTGCCATTCAAAACCAAAGTTTTATCAGACCCTTTAGAATTTTAATCAGATCTTTGGGATATGAAAAGGTTGCTACTCACTGTACAGTTATAGAACTTCAAAGAAGTTTCTAGTAAggtctcaataaataaaaatagcgaTACCAAGAAAACTGGTTTTGATCACCATATCTAACCAAAATGACAAATACCTTTCCAAtgataaaccaaaattaaatgcTACTGTGTTTGGTATGATTTATCCCAACTTTGCCAATATAaatgtttctgtttattttattcatgtataTAGTTCTAATGGTATATGAATTAGAATACTTACTCTGCCTCGTACTGATTAGGAGTGACGATATCTGCCAAAGGAATGATATAATCTCTGTATATGTCCACATAGCTTTCTGGCACACACATTCTCCCATTGTCACCCAGTACTGGATCACACACTGAACACAATTAATGGAACCATTAGGTTTACAATCTTAATAAAACAGTCAATATAATAAACTGTAGTCATTCTACTATAATCATTGCTTCATTGTTCTGGttaggtaaaataaattagttatattatactAAGAAACATATGCAATCCTATTTagacataaatacaaaaaaataatttagttgtaaTCTTCCTGACAGTCTGAAAGTACACTCAAAATTGACTTGTATGGGTATTGCATCCCAGAATAACACACCATTAAAATTTCTAAAGGAATTTAAGACAGctttaaaattcctaaaattatTCCAATTAGTACttattgtattcattataaaCTACAGAACTTTTGGTGGCAAGAGAATCATAAAATActatgtatataaaactgttggattaaataaaatgaatgtataAATTGATTgtgaaagaaatttttttattgttgaacataacatttaaaaatttgttttatacatacaaaatttcttACACATACACACATGCATGCGTGTGCACgtgcgcgcgcgcacacacacacacacacacacacacgaattaatgtttcagattatagtaaaattatcattatacaCAGAAGGGTTCTCTTCTAGAtggtttacaccttccagttaaatttacacaatgtacagcaaaaactgatgtgtcacttatcATTGATGGGACAATTCTATGGATGTCCAGAAATGGCACATCACAAGCCCCAATATATTGACATTTGGGAAACCCTTCTGGGGATAATGATAAGTTTTACTGtaatctgaaaaattatttctttcacaTTGTATTTTCAGTGATTCAGCATGAAAGAGTTAAATATTTCTCTACAGTCTGTTACATCAAAACAATGTATCATTAgtctatttttaaagtaaacattacaGGTACATACCAAAGACGAGGTTGCTGTTATGTTGGCGCAACTGCCTGATTAACTCAGGGATATGATTGAGAAAGGAACTGGAGCCGATGTAGCCAGTGAGGAGGTGCGTGAAGTCCCTGTCCAGTGACTTCGCTGCAAGACCGCCCATCAGCTCCTCTAGagtaaaaaaccaaattttaacaaCACTCATGAAAgcatattgaatttaaaataattatactgacTCTTGGTAAACAATTCTGTTATTTGCGTTGGTGAGAGAGATCCAAAACAACTTACCTCAGAATCTTTGGCCTTGGGAATCAGGTCAAAACCCTAGCAAATAAGGGGTTTTGATTCTGtatgataaaactaaaatgtgttacaaatttgtaaaaataagaatacagtaaatattaatattgctcTATAATTCATAAACACAACTTTTAATATTGTTCTCTctaattttaagaatttgattttCAACAGTGACATTCAGGCTGGTGTTTAAAAACCTGGAAGACAAACTctggtaacattaaaatatattaaatctgtaCTAGTGAGCATTTATTGAGTGAAGATGTCCAGTAAGCCCAGAAATGCCAGTTGGAACTTTCTACTGACTTGTAGGCTTGTATTTGATGTACCCGACTAGTTACTAGTAGTATATTTAGTATCAAACCCTTGCTGTTGGGTAGGTTAGAACCTTAACaacctttatttaaaatgttggatGTGTAGTGGCATACACGGAACTAAGTAATAATTTGTAGGGAAACCAAGTAGACATTTCTACCTAGTGACTTTGAAGGACACGTCGTCAGTGTAAAAAGGTTATGCTGCTTTACTGTCATGTTGGGAAGTCCTTAGACAAACCTAGTTATTATATTGAAAACTGCAGAGGCAGGAATAAAACTCCATTTTActtgtgaatattgagtttagctccagtttacctccTCTTAATgtagcatctggtatctgacactgtctccaGGAATCTTGAGTCATCTTCGtcaaaagagattaaaaaaaagaaactcaaaatgaactctttacattgttttgacattgGAGACAcctagaatataaaatatagtataatctacatgaagaggtattctcattgtctcataaagTGTATAATTGAGTgaactacgatgttttagatacAATCTCTAATGCAacagagttttctacacataacgtagctatggtgggaagggttgattaatgtcaatgttgggtttagctccagttcacattcttCTTAGTGAGAGAGTCATGCTCTTAGTTCACGTTCCTTATTACCTGGGAGCATGCTAATCTAGAGGATGGTGTGGCTAATATTTGTTCTTATAGAGATTatatttgttcttatattttaatcTCACTTTCAAAATGTCCTCATCTGCACAGGTGTTCAATGTCTGTGATTGAACTCTCTATTCGAAGGGTGCAAAATACCACAAGGCATACATGCTCAGTAATTTTACGGGCCTAATTGGTCTACAGAGTGGTcgtaattgttccattgcttctCAGTATCTGCTTAAGATacctattttgttaaaaaaaatatccatTTCATGATATGGTGACATCTGTTTCTTTATTGTTGTAAGACAGTACATTAATCCAGCACTGTTGTTGAGTTCAAAATAATGACAGACCTTTAAACATGACCACAACGCAGGCAGGGACTAGAATTTTGAATggtaactatttttgttttaaaaatacatagaatcaGTAGAGACTGGTTTAATTTCTCCTGCTGCtgatttcaaaagaaatttattttttattatctctaattttcttatttattttttactaacagaaataaaatgatttataatttatgtaaatcaaGGACGCTAAAATTAGGGTGGATCTGATACAGTCCCAATTTTAActtgatagttaaaaaaaaatacttaatatgcTTGTGATCTTATAACATAATTCCAATAATACTACATCAAATTGTTTCTCATATTATCCTGTATAAAAGTGCTATAACGcagttgcattttttatttatcattgtcATTATTTCTCATATCAGTTATAGGTATTACAACTCAAATTCATTTcagtcttttataattttaaacaagggcaaaaaattaaaaataatcttatacagcacaatattaaaaaactatagtaaaaatgtaatgaacCACACACCTAATTCTTTTTGATGTAATACTTGTCCCTTCCATCCTGGCTGAGAGATAGGGCTGGAAACCTGGGCTGAGTGCAGAGAACACACCTCTATTCCTAATATCTGTAAGAGACAATCAGTGGTTAttccagtaaaatataattatcctcaattttatatcaaataaaaaagaacagttatactgaaaaataaaacctCACAGCATAGTAATATACATAGACAACCATGACCTGTTTCAAAATAGTTTAAGGTAAATGCCCAGCATTTGATAATATCAAGAAAGAATTTTCGTGGAGATTGATTAATCATTACTTTAATTAGAGTGGTCCTGGATTCTTTAGGGTGGAGGGTAACAC
This Homalodisca vitripennis isolate AUS2020 chromosome 3, UT_GWSS_2.1, whole genome shotgun sequence DNA region includes the following protein-coding sequences:
- the LOC124357101 gene encoding pyridoxal kinase-like, with product MMEARPSKVLSIQGHVVSACDIAAYTLQILGIEVCSLHSAQVSSPISQPGWKGQVLHQKELEELMGGLAAKSLDRDFTHLLTGYIGSSSFLNHIPELIRQLRQHNSNLVFVCDPVLGDNGRMCVPESYVDIYRDYIIPLADIVTPNQYEAELLTGKPILDADDAWTVIDNIHSMGCPSVFLSSAHLGYDDYLLGFASRVSGKKKTTATLKCPLVHTSFTGTGELYAALVLAWMSRTGDDVVATLEHTTATVQAVLNRTSQSATGKNGEGAGKKGPYHLKLIQSKSDIEEPNIIVKCKSSLDSDVDWQ